AGTGAATTCCTTTTCCTCAACGTTGTCCGCTCGATCTTTTTCTGATTGCACGCGTCGCGTTCACTTCGCGCAGACCGGAGAGTGGTTCGAGAAGATCCCCCTGATCCTTATCTTCCTGGAAAATCGCCCGCCTTTCGATTCCTCGGATGACGTTGCGATGCAGGCTGCCGGGGGCGTCAATGCGACGTTGCCTAGAATTGCGTCTTTGTTCCTCGTTTGGTTTTTTCGCTTGCTTGCCAACAAGACCAACCCCATGCGCCGGCGAGCCATAGAAGGTTTGAAAGAGGGTGAATCGTTTTCTTACACGCGCACGTTCACCGAGGAGGAGAATCTGGATTTCGGGCGCCTGACCAGAGACTATAACCCGGTGCATTATGATCTTCGTTGGGCCGAGGCCACAGGATTCAGAGGCCTTATCTGCCACGGCCTGATCGTAGGTTCCATGATCTGCGAGTTTGGCGGCCAAGCGGGGATGTTGGCCACGAAAATGGATTTCAGGTTCATGAGGCCGGTCTAC
This Deltaproteobacteria bacterium DNA region includes the following protein-coding sequences:
- a CDS encoding MaoC family dehydratase; protein product: MRRRAIEGLKEGESFSYTRTFTEEENLDFGRLTRDYNPVHYDLRWAEATGFRGLICHGLIVGSMICEFGGQAGMLATKMDFRFMRPVYFGDTITCTITLTKLQEGGKAEAEAVFTNGTGEQVCRAFLSGRLPRELERELLNQMVEEGDPDNRLK